Proteins from a genomic interval of Actinoalloteichus hymeniacidonis:
- a CDS encoding Gfo/Idh/MocA family protein, which produces MAGSDGIGVGMVGYSFMGAVHSQAWRSVHRFFDVPLIPRTTVLAGRDVTKTTAAAERMGWDSVETDWRALIARDDVGIVDICTPGDTHAEIALAALAAGKHVICEKPLANTVPEAEEMARAAAEAATKGVRSMVAFNYRRVPALALAKKMIAEGRLGKIRHVRAVYLQDWLSDENAPLAWRLRKEKAGSGALGDIGAHIIDATQFITGQTISGVSALTETFVPRRPLPVEAAGGLTAGTVDGSKPVEYGDVTVDDAALFLARFSGGAVATFEATRFATGRKNAMRLEVNGSAGSLSFDFESMNELWFHDETLDPAEGGFRRIVVTEPTHPYLGAWWPPGHGLGYEHTFTHEVADFLTDIGTGVDPSPSFADGAQVQRVLHAVERSAADSARWTPITEPEGDA; this is translated from the coding sequence ATTCCCAGGCCTGGCGTAGCGTGCACCGTTTCTTCGACGTCCCGCTGATCCCGAGAACCACGGTTCTCGCCGGTCGGGACGTGACCAAGACGACGGCCGCGGCCGAGCGGATGGGCTGGGATTCGGTCGAGACCGATTGGCGCGCGTTGATCGCCAGGGACGACGTCGGCATCGTCGACATCTGCACCCCCGGCGACACCCACGCCGAGATCGCCCTTGCCGCCCTGGCAGCGGGCAAGCACGTGATCTGCGAGAAGCCGCTGGCCAACACGGTGCCCGAGGCCGAGGAGATGGCCAGGGCAGCGGCCGAGGCCGCCACCAAGGGCGTGCGTTCCATGGTGGCGTTCAACTACCGGCGGGTGCCCGCGTTGGCGCTGGCCAAGAAGATGATCGCCGAGGGCAGGCTGGGCAAGATCCGGCACGTGCGCGCGGTGTACCTGCAGGACTGGCTGTCGGACGAGAACGCGCCGCTGGCCTGGCGACTCCGCAAGGAGAAGGCCGGTTCCGGTGCGCTGGGCGACATCGGCGCGCACATCATCGACGCCACCCAGTTCATCACCGGCCAGACGATCTCCGGGGTCTCGGCTCTGACCGAGACCTTCGTGCCGCGTCGGCCGCTGCCGGTCGAGGCCGCAGGCGGGCTCACGGCGGGCACCGTCGACGGATCCAAGCCGGTGGAGTACGGCGATGTCACCGTCGACGACGCGGCGTTGTTCCTCGCACGCTTCTCCGGCGGGGCCGTCGCGACCTTCGAGGCGACCCGCTTCGCCACCGGCCGCAAGAACGCCATGCGCCTGGAGGTCAACGGTTCGGCAGGCAGCCTGTCCTTCGACTTCGAGTCGATGAACGAACTGTGGTTCCACGACGAGACGCTGGACCCGGCCGAGGGCGGATTCCGCCGCATCGTGGTCACCGAACCGACCCATCCGTACCTCGGGGCCTGGTGGCCGCCGGGACACGGACTCGGTTACGAACACACCTTCACGCACGAGGTCGCCGACTTTTTGACCGACATCGGCACCGGAGTGGACCCGAGCCCGAGTTTTGCCGATGGTGCTCAGGTACAGCGTGTGCTGCATGCGGTCGAGCGCAGCGCCGCCGATTCCGCACGCTGGACCCCGATCACCGAACCGGAGGGTGACGCATGA
- the xylA gene encoding xylose isomerase, protein MTTPASTNATDPFQPRPEHKFSFGLWTIGWQGVDPFGVAVRPPLDPVRAVEKLAEIGAWGITFHDDDLIPFGSSESERDRIIASFKDALAATGIVVPMATTNLFGQPVFKDGALTANDRDIRRYALRKMLRNIDLAAELGAETYVVWGGREGAESAAAKDIRVALDRYKESLDLVCAYIRERGYSMRLALEPKPNEPRGDLLLPTIGHAIAFISTLEHPEMVGVNPEVGHEQMAGMSMVHGVAQALWQDKLFHIDLNGQNGPRYDQDLRFGNGDVKSAFFLVDLLEHGGYTGPRHFDFKPPRTEDDEGVWVSAAGCMRNYLILAERARAFRADPEVAEALSASRIGSLAVPTLAPGETLSDLRDEEFDPVEAGQRGLHYERLDQLALEHLFGARG, encoded by the coding sequence ATGACCACGCCTGCATCGACCAACGCGACAGACCCGTTCCAGCCTCGGCCGGAACACAAGTTCAGCTTCGGACTGTGGACCATCGGCTGGCAGGGTGTCGATCCCTTCGGCGTCGCGGTGCGTCCGCCGTTGGACCCGGTACGAGCGGTGGAGAAGCTGGCCGAGATCGGCGCGTGGGGCATCACCTTCCACGACGACGATCTGATCCCGTTCGGCTCCAGCGAAAGCGAGCGCGACCGGATCATCGCCTCCTTCAAGGACGCGTTGGCCGCCACCGGCATCGTGGTGCCGATGGCGACGACGAACCTGTTCGGCCAGCCGGTGTTCAAGGACGGCGCGCTCACCGCCAACGACCGGGACATCCGCCGGTACGCCCTGCGCAAGATGCTGCGCAACATCGACCTCGCCGCCGAGCTGGGTGCCGAGACCTACGTGGTCTGGGGTGGCCGTGAGGGCGCCGAGTCGGCTGCGGCCAAGGACATCCGGGTGGCGTTGGACCGCTACAAGGAGTCGCTCGACCTGGTGTGCGCCTACATCCGGGAGCGCGGCTACTCGATGCGGCTGGCCTTGGAGCCCAAGCCCAACGAGCCGCGCGGCGATCTGCTGCTGCCCACCATCGGGCATGCGATCGCCTTCATCAGCACCCTGGAGCACCCCGAGATGGTCGGGGTGAATCCGGAGGTGGGCCACGAGCAGATGGCCGGAATGTCCATGGTGCACGGTGTCGCACAGGCACTGTGGCAGGACAAGCTCTTCCACATCGACCTGAATGGCCAGAATGGTCCGCGCTACGACCAGGACCTGCGATTCGGTAACGGTGATGTCAAGAGCGCGTTCTTCCTGGTCGATCTGTTGGAACACGGTGGATACACCGGACCCCGGCATTTCGACTTCAAACCGCCGCGTACCGAGGACGACGAAGGCGTCTGGGTGTCTGCGGCTGGTTGTATGCGCAATTACCTGATCCTTGCCGAGCGGGCCAGGGCTTTCCGCGCCGACCCCGAGGTCGCCGAGGCATTGAGTGCCTCGCGTATCGGATCGCTCGCGGTGCCGACGCTCGCCCCCGGCGAGACGTTGTCCGACCTGCGTGACGAGGAGTTCGACCCGGTCGAGGCAGGCCAGCGCGGCCTGCACTACGAGCGGCTCGACCAACTGGCATTGGAACATCTGTTCGGCGCTCGCGGATAA